Proteins from a single region of Amycolatopsis sp. CA-230715:
- a CDS encoding sensor histidine kinase, with amino-acid sequence MPAVVLLCTGLGIAAYAGQEAVRAHSFATRVSALATSSAVASRADERVRVLAREAPDAEIADDQVTGFELLSLADAVSREDPASYVGHSLDSLAGRLSPEVRHDLETVRGSEAWHRVVADQASVAERRTVGDRLVGLSLEQSVRASTLADRAALVWLLVAVLGGGALIAGAIVAYLAITRFSGRLAGRLDRLRVQTAGVADAQLPELVARVRAGERVDPAAELLFLDHGDDEIARLADAFTLAQQSAVSAAVGEATSRAGAKHAFAELSWRTQLLLDEQIRTLDEAERATADPAALGLLFDVDHLSTRARRNAENLVVLGDRRPARRWRRPVRLAELVRGAVAEVESYTRVDIVALPEAHVEGAVVIDLVHLLAELLDNAISVSPAETRVEVGGSVAGRGIVLEISDRGAGMSAARLDAMNALLRDPGDFGDLVGSGAGVGLFLCGRLAGKHGISVTLRASPYGGTTAIVLVPETVVADEVLAQIGEQGPFVPSPQPRRITAKLNGAAR; translated from the coding sequence GTGCCCGCGGTGGTGTTGCTGTGCACCGGCCTGGGCATCGCGGCGTACGCCGGCCAGGAGGCGGTTCGGGCGCATTCGTTCGCGACCCGGGTGTCGGCGCTGGCCACGTCGTCCGCGGTCGCGTCCCGGGCCGACGAACGGGTTCGCGTGCTGGCGCGCGAGGCTCCTGACGCCGAGATCGCCGATGACCAGGTCACCGGGTTCGAGCTGCTTTCGCTCGCCGACGCGGTTTCCCGCGAGGACCCGGCCTCGTATGTCGGCCACAGCCTCGATTCGCTCGCGGGCAGGCTATCGCCGGAGGTGCGTCACGACCTCGAAACCGTGCGAGGGAGCGAAGCGTGGCATCGGGTCGTCGCGGACCAGGCGTCGGTCGCCGAGCGGCGCACGGTCGGCGATCGCCTCGTCGGGCTTTCCCTCGAACAGAGCGTCCGCGCTTCGACGCTCGCCGATCGCGCCGCCTTGGTGTGGCTGCTGGTCGCGGTGCTCGGTGGCGGCGCGCTCATCGCGGGCGCGATCGTCGCCTACCTCGCGATCACCCGGTTTTCCGGACGGCTCGCGGGCAGGCTCGACCGGCTCCGCGTCCAGACGGCCGGGGTCGCCGACGCCCAGCTGCCCGAACTGGTCGCGCGCGTGCGCGCGGGCGAACGCGTCGATCCCGCCGCCGAGCTGCTGTTCCTCGATCACGGCGACGACGAGATCGCGCGGCTCGCGGACGCGTTCACGCTCGCGCAGCAGTCGGCGGTGTCCGCCGCGGTCGGGGAAGCCACCTCCCGCGCGGGCGCCAAGCACGCGTTCGCCGAACTGTCCTGGCGCACCCAGCTGCTGCTGGACGAGCAGATCCGCACGCTCGACGAGGCCGAGCGGGCGACCGCCGATCCTGCGGCGCTCGGCCTGCTGTTCGACGTCGACCACCTGAGCACGCGTGCCCGCCGCAACGCGGAGAACCTGGTGGTGCTCGGCGACCGGCGGCCCGCCCGCCGCTGGCGGCGCCCGGTGCGGCTGGCCGAGCTCGTGCGCGGCGCGGTCGCGGAGGTCGAGTCGTACACCCGCGTCGACATCGTGGCGCTTCCCGAAGCCCACGTGGAAGGCGCCGTCGTGATCGATCTGGTGCACCTGCTCGCCGAACTGCTCGACAACGCGATTTCGGTGTCGCCCGCGGAAACCAGGGTCGAGGTGGGCGGTTCGGTCGCGGGGCGCGGGATCGTGCTCGAGATCTCCGATCGCGGCGCCGGGATGTCCGCCGCGCGGCTCGACGCGATGAACGCGCTGCTGCGGGATCCGGGGGACTTCGGCGATCTCGTCGGCTCCGGCGCGGGGGTCGGGCTGTTCCTGTGCGGCAGGCTCGCCGGCAAGCACGGGATTTCGGTGACCCTGCGCGCCTCCCCGTACGGCGGGACCACGGCCATCGTGCTGGTGCCGGAAACCGTGGTCGCCGACGAGGTGCTGGCCCAGATCGGTGAGCAGGGGCCGTTCGTGCCGAGCCCGCAGCCGCGGCGGATCACCGCCAAGCTGAACGGGGCCGCGAGGTGA
- a CDS encoding response regulator, whose product MAIEVLLVDDHEVVRRGLRELLDDEPDIVVVAEAGSVDEALAVALHLEPDVAVVDVRLGDGDGVELCRELRSRPHPPQCLMLTAFDDEEAMVGAIMAGASGYLLKQVRGQDVVTAVREVAAGRSLLDPVTTARVLEKFRKPPEDDFGALTERERAVLELIGDGLSNREIAERLFLAEKTVKNYVTSVLAKLGMQRRTQAAAWVARRGK is encoded by the coding sequence ATGGCCATCGAGGTGTTGCTCGTCGACGATCACGAAGTGGTGCGTCGCGGGCTGCGGGAGCTGCTGGACGACGAGCCGGACATCGTGGTGGTGGCGGAGGCGGGCAGCGTCGACGAGGCGCTGGCGGTCGCGTTGCACCTCGAGCCGGACGTGGCGGTGGTGGACGTGCGCCTCGGTGACGGGGACGGGGTCGAGCTGTGCCGCGAGCTGCGGTCGCGGCCGCATCCGCCGCAGTGCCTGATGCTGACCGCGTTCGACGACGAGGAGGCGATGGTCGGCGCGATCATGGCCGGGGCTTCGGGGTACCTGCTCAAGCAGGTGCGGGGGCAGGACGTGGTGACCGCGGTGCGCGAGGTGGCGGCCGGTCGCTCGCTGCTCGACCCGGTGACCACGGCGCGGGTGCTGGAGAAGTTCCGCAAACCGCCGGAGGACGATTTCGGCGCGCTCACCGAACGGGAGCGCGCGGTGCTCGAACTGATCGGCGACGGGTTGTCCAACCGCGAGATCGCGGAACGGCTCTTCCTGGCGGAGAAAACGGTCAAGAACTACGTCACGTCGGTGCTGGCGAAGCTCGGGATGCAGCGGCGCACTCAGGCCGCGGCCTGGGTGGCGCGCCGGGGCAAGTAG